In a single window of the Thermus amyloliquefaciens genome:
- the hemE gene encoding uroporphyrinogen decarboxylase, which produces MGGVNDLILRAARGEPTPRPPVWFMRQAGRYQKEYQEIRRRYTLPEIVQNPEVCAEVTLLPVRQLGVDAAILFADITTPLHGMGVELDLVEGKGPVIHRPIRDAKGVEALRPLEPEEAVPFVLETIRLLKRELPVPLIGFAGAPFTLASYLVEGGPSRHFLEVKAFMYREEALWHRLMERLTLAMARYLRAQVEAGADLLQVFDSWVGALSLADYRRYVKPHMARLFQELRPLGVPVIHFGVGTMGLLKDMAEAGGDVMGLDHHTPLPWAREALGETPVQGNLDPALLFAPKEVLKREVRRILEENASRPGHIFNLGHGILPKTPVENVRYVVELIKEATA; this is translated from the coding sequence ATGGGGGGCGTGAACGACCTCATCCTCCGGGCGGCCCGGGGCGAACCCACCCCCAGGCCCCCCGTCTGGTTCATGCGCCAGGCGGGCCGCTACCAGAAGGAGTACCAGGAGATCCGCAGGCGCTACACCCTTCCCGAGATCGTGCAAAACCCTGAGGTCTGCGCCGAGGTCACCCTCCTCCCCGTGCGCCAGCTGGGCGTGGACGCCGCCATCCTCTTCGCCGACATCACCACCCCCCTCCACGGCATGGGGGTGGAGCTGGACCTGGTGGAGGGGAAGGGCCCGGTCATCCACCGCCCCATCCGGGACGCCAAGGGGGTGGAGGCCCTGAGGCCTTTGGAGCCCGAGGAGGCCGTGCCCTTCGTGCTGGAGACCATCCGCCTCCTAAAGCGGGAGCTCCCCGTGCCCCTCATCGGCTTCGCCGGGGCCCCCTTCACCCTGGCCAGCTACCTGGTGGAAGGGGGGCCAAGCCGCCACTTCCTGGAGGTGAAGGCCTTCATGTACCGGGAGGAGGCGCTTTGGCACCGCCTCATGGAGCGGCTTACCCTGGCCATGGCCCGCTACCTGAGGGCCCAGGTGGAGGCGGGGGCCGACCTCCTCCAGGTCTTTGACTCCTGGGTGGGGGCCCTTTCCCTCGCGGACTACCGCCGCTACGTGAAGCCCCACATGGCCAGGCTCTTCCAGGAGCTAAGGCCCCTTGGGGTACCCGTCATCCACTTCGGGGTGGGGACGATGGGCCTTTTAAAGGACATGGCGGAGGCCGGGGGGGATGTGATGGGTCTGGACCACCACACCCCCCTGCCCTGGGCCCGGGAGGCCCTGGGGGAAACCCCGGTCCAGGGCAACCTGGACCCCGCCCTCCTCTTCGCCCCCAAGGAGGTGCTAAAGCGCGAGGTGCGGCGCATCCTGGAGGAAAACGCAAGCCGGCCTGGGCACATCTTCAACCTGGGCCACGGGATCCTGCCCAAGACCCCGGTGGAGAACGTGCGGTATGTGGTAGAACTCATCAAGGAGGCAACGGCATGA
- a CDS encoding peptidylprolyl isomerase yields MRAFAATLILVLGFAFAQEDPVVAQVGSETLTKSQFELRFGLFVQGALRQLGLPDSEETRELLAQYRAPYLEALAEERALLQVARAQGFWPKAEAVEAKVWQLKEAFPSEEALLLALKEAGVGDLATYRTLLTEAMALEALEAHYRAKLRVSPAALKALWLLSPEFRHPTLYCARHILVPTLEAAKEALARLGKGEAFLEVARALSQDPGSKEAGGDLGCEPEGTYVPAFDRALRSLKPGQVSQPVGTEFGFHLILLEEVKPAGRYPLEEVREGLEGQVKDLAWEKLAKALTRPFPIRLFPERL; encoded by the coding sequence ATGCGCGCTTTCGCCGCTACCTTGATCCTGGTCCTGGGTTTCGCCTTCGCCCAGGAGGACCCCGTGGTGGCCCAGGTGGGCTCCGAAACCCTCACCAAAAGCCAGTTTGAGCTCCGCTTCGGCCTCTTCGTCCAAGGCGCCCTGCGCCAGCTGGGCCTGCCCGACTCCGAGGAAACCCGGGAGCTTTTGGCCCAGTACCGCGCCCCCTACCTGGAGGCCCTGGCGGAGGAGAGGGCCCTCCTCCAGGTGGCCCGGGCCCAGGGCTTCTGGCCCAAGGCGGAGGCGGTGGAGGCTAAGGTGTGGCAGCTCAAGGAGGCCTTCCCCTCGGAGGAGGCCCTCCTCCTGGCTTTGAAGGAGGCCGGGGTGGGGGACCTGGCCACCTACCGCACCCTCCTCACCGAGGCCATGGCCCTGGAGGCCCTGGAGGCCCACTACCGGGCCAAGCTCCGCGTCTCCCCTGCGGCCCTAAAGGCCCTTTGGCTCCTTTCCCCCGAGTTCCGCCACCCCACCCTTTACTGCGCCCGGCACATCCTCGTGCCCACCCTCGAGGCGGCCAAGGAGGCCCTGGCCCGCCTGGGGAAGGGGGAGGCCTTCCTTGAGGTGGCCCGGGCCCTCTCCCAGGACCCGGGTTCCAAGGAGGCGGGGGGCGACCTGGGGTGCGAGCCCGAGGGCACCTATGTTCCTGCCTTTGACAGGGCCCTTCGCTCCCTGAAGCCGGGGCAGGTCTCCCAGCCCGTGGGCACGGAGTTTGGCTTCCACCTCATCCTCCTGGAGGAGGTGAAGCCCGCGGGCCGCTACCCCCTGGAGGAGGTGCGGGAGGGCCTCGAGGGCCAGGTGAAGGACCTGGCCTGGGAAAAACTCGCCAAGGCCCTCACCCGCCCCTTCCCCATCCGCCTCTTCCCCGAGCGCCTTTAG
- a CDS encoding MBL fold metallo-hydrolase: MVFRQIYEEGLAQMSYLLGCAATGEALVVDPKRDVDTYLELAESLGLRITAIAETHIHADYLSGARELARATGATLYLSDEGDENWKYQGLEGFAHVLLKDGDEFRVGNIRIRAVHTPGHTPEHLSFLVADGAVTDEPLLFLTGDFVFVGDIGRPDLLEEAAGIKGTAVPGARRMFQSLKEKFLTLPDHVQVWPGHGAGSACGKALGALPATTVGYERRHAWWAEYLEKDDEEGFVKALLSGQPEAPTYFKEMKRLNRDGMPILGGIPHPGRLTKAQFDRYLREGAILVDTRDKFAFAGGHIRGAINIPAGKNFATWAGWLLPYDRPLILLAHPSEVEGLTRALIRIGLDEVVGYIPGLEGYADGELETVPQITAREAKALWERGEALVLDVRGRDEYLAGHIPGALNLHAGRVLAHLDRLPKDKPLIVHCVGGDRSSTAISALLSHGIRNALNLTGGIRAWQEAGFPVVKGEELVGA, translated from the coding sequence ATGGTTTTCAGGCAAATTTACGAGGAAGGCTTGGCCCAAATGAGCTACCTCCTGGGGTGCGCCGCCACCGGGGAAGCCCTGGTGGTGGACCCAAAGCGGGACGTGGACACCTACCTGGAGCTGGCCGAGAGCCTGGGCCTGCGCATCACCGCCATCGCGGAAACCCACATCCACGCCGACTACCTCTCGGGGGCCCGGGAGCTCGCCCGGGCCACCGGGGCCACCCTCTACCTCTCCGACGAGGGGGACGAGAACTGGAAGTACCAGGGCCTGGAAGGGTTCGCCCATGTCCTCCTTAAGGACGGGGACGAGTTTAGGGTGGGGAACATCCGCATCCGGGCGGTGCACACCCCCGGCCACACCCCCGAGCACCTCTCCTTCCTGGTGGCCGATGGGGCCGTCACCGACGAACCCCTCCTCTTCCTCACGGGCGACTTCGTCTTCGTGGGGGACATCGGGCGCCCTGACCTGCTGGAGGAGGCCGCGGGCATCAAGGGTACCGCGGTGCCCGGGGCCCGGCGCATGTTCCAAAGCCTCAAGGAGAAGTTCCTCACCCTCCCCGACCACGTCCAGGTCTGGCCCGGCCACGGGGCGGGTTCCGCCTGCGGTAAGGCCTTGGGGGCCCTTCCCGCCACCACCGTGGGCTACGAGCGCCGGCACGCCTGGTGGGCGGAGTATTTGGAAAAGGACGACGAGGAGGGGTTTGTCAAGGCCCTTCTTTCCGGCCAACCGGAGGCCCCCACCTACTTCAAGGAGATGAAGCGGCTGAACCGGGACGGGATGCCCATCCTGGGTGGCATCCCCCACCCGGGCCGGCTCACCAAGGCCCAGTTTGACCGGTACCTGCGGGAGGGGGCCATCCTGGTGGACACCCGGGACAAGTTCGCCTTCGCCGGCGGGCACATCCGCGGGGCCATCAACATCCCCGCAGGCAAGAACTTCGCCACCTGGGCCGGGTGGCTTCTCCCTTACGACCGCCCCCTCATCCTCCTGGCCCACCCCTCGGAGGTGGAGGGCCTGACCCGGGCCCTGATCCGCATCGGCCTGGACGAGGTGGTGGGGTACATCCCAGGCCTCGAGGGGTATGCCGACGGGGAGCTGGAGACCGTGCCCCAGATCACCGCCCGGGAGGCCAAGGCCCTTTGGGAGCGGGGCGAGGCCCTGGTCCTGGACGTGCGGGGCCGGGACGAGTACCTGGCGGGGCACATCCCGGGGGCCCTGAACCTCCATGCGGGGCGGGTCTTGGCCCACCTGGACCGGCTCCCCAAGGACAAGCCCCTCATCGTCCACTGCGTGGGCGGGGACCGCTCCAGCACCGCCATCAGCGCCCTTCTCTCCCACGGCATCCGGAACGCCCTCAACCTCACCGGGGGGATCAGGGCCTGGCAGGAGGCGGGCTTCCCGGTGGTGAAGGGGGAGGAGCTGGTAGGCGCCTAA
- a CDS encoding sulfite exporter TauE/SafE family protein — MSLALLGALLIGLSLGLLGSGGSILTVPVLVYLLGEAPKQAIAESLLIVGGIALLGALPYALRGLVDGRNVLLFGLPGMAGTYLGAWLSRFVTGEVQLLAFASVMLLAAYFMARPAPLRPKAHKRQAWKIVLDGVFVGALTGFVGVGGGFLIVPALVLLGGLPMHLAIGTSLFVIALKSFAGFYKYLHLLPAYGLSVNYAVVGLFVLVGTLGSFLGGRLAVRLPQEGLKRGFALFLVVMGVFILAQNLASRP, encoded by the coding sequence ATGAGCCTCGCCCTCCTCGGCGCCCTCCTCATCGGCCTTTCCCTGGGGCTTCTGGGATCCGGGGGGTCCATCCTCACCGTGCCCGTCCTGGTCTACCTCCTGGGCGAGGCCCCCAAGCAGGCCATCGCGGAAAGCCTCCTCATCGTGGGGGGCATCGCCCTCCTCGGGGCGCTTCCCTACGCCCTAAGGGGCCTGGTGGACGGGCGGAACGTGCTCCTCTTCGGCCTCCCGGGCATGGCGGGCACCTACCTGGGGGCTTGGCTCTCCCGCTTCGTGACGGGAGAGGTGCAGCTTTTGGCCTTCGCCTCGGTGATGCTCCTCGCCGCCTACTTCATGGCCCGGCCCGCCCCCCTCCGCCCCAAGGCCCACAAGCGCCAGGCTTGGAAGATCGTTCTGGATGGGGTCTTCGTGGGTGCCCTCACCGGCTTCGTGGGGGTGGGCGGGGGGTTTTTGATCGTGCCCGCCCTGGTCCTCCTGGGGGGGCTTCCCATGCACCTGGCCATCGGGACCAGCCTTTTCGTCATCGCCCTGAAGTCCTTCGCCGGCTTCTACAAGTACCTTCACCTCCTGCCGGCGTACGGGCTTTCGGTGAACTACGCCGTGGTGGGGCTTTTCGTCCTGGTGGGAACCCTGGGGAGCTTCTTGGGAGGGAGGCTTGCGGTGCGCCTGCCCCAGGAGGGGCTTAAGCGGGGCTTCGCCCTCTTCCTGGTGGTTATGGGGGTCTTCATCCTAGCCCAGAACCTGGCCTCGAGGCCCTAA
- a CDS encoding rhodanese-like domain-containing protein has product MHQAQVKDLSPEEAKRLHEQGVPFIDVREVEEYAQARIPGASLLPLSEFMARYGEIPQDRPVVLYCRTGNRSWQAAAWLSAQGYGNVYNLEGGIVRWYRSGLPVDTTPVEVGYAATPFQEVGPHEAKGLLQEALVVDVREPWEYAEGHLPGAVNIPLSSLPQRLSELPKDRPILLVCNSGNRSGVAADFLVGQGFPGERVYNLEGGTYAWMGAGLPVER; this is encoded by the coding sequence ATGCACCAGGCCCAGGTCAAGGACCTAAGCCCAGAGGAAGCGAAGAGGCTACACGAGCAGGGGGTGCCCTTCATCGACGTGCGGGAAGTGGAGGAGTACGCCCAGGCCCGGATTCCCGGGGCAAGCCTCCTGCCCCTTTCCGAGTTCATGGCCCGTTACGGGGAGATCCCCCAGGACCGGCCCGTGGTCCTTTACTGCCGCACGGGCAACCGCTCCTGGCAAGCGGCGGCCTGGCTCTCCGCCCAGGGGTACGGGAACGTCTATAACCTCGAGGGGGGCATCGTCCGCTGGTACCGCTCGGGCCTCCCCGTGGACACCACCCCGGTGGAGGTGGGTTACGCCGCCACCCCCTTCCAGGAGGTGGGCCCCCACGAGGCGAAGGGGCTTCTGCAGGAGGCCTTGGTGGTGGACGTGCGCGAGCCCTGGGAGTATGCGGAAGGGCACCTGCCCGGGGCGGTGAACATCCCCCTTTCCTCCTTGCCGCAGAGGCTCTCGGAACTTCCCAAGGACCGGCCCATCCTCCTGGTGTGCAACTCCGGCAACCGCTCGGGCGTGGCCGCGGACTTCCTGGTGGGGCAGGGCTTCCCCGGGGAGCGGGTCTACAACCTGGAGGGGGGCACCTACGCCTGGATGGGGGCGGGGCTTCCCGTGGAGCGATGA
- a CDS encoding nitrilase-related carbon-nitrogen hydrolase: MPFRTLLVVQAEVRPDFYRTEEAFRERVFSLLKPLQGTPSPRLAALPELFGLPLFLHLGGDFHPRELLASPLSPWRRARKAYEAFHRTMAEAARAFGTYLLSGTLLSPPYEEELARGRFARTPLFQNLALFFNPQGRLLAQVPKMELTPPERWLRRGRFGPHLVETQAGRVGILICLDGFFERHLARLDALGAEVLLQPSANPAPWDRPWPWDPSRKEGEVWLASARERLLGREHLRLLLNPMLNGRILGLAFEGRSGLYAPGEALLLAQSPVGDEGLLHTLP, translated from the coding sequence GTGCCCTTCCGCACCCTCCTGGTGGTCCAAGCGGAGGTAAGGCCCGATTTCTACCGCACGGAGGAGGCCTTTCGGGAGCGGGTCTTTAGCCTCCTAAAGCCCCTTCAGGGCACCCCCTCCCCCCGCCTGGCCGCCCTGCCGGAACTCTTCGGGCTTCCCCTCTTCCTGCACCTGGGGGGGGATTTCCACCCCCGGGAGCTCCTCGCCTCTCCCCTCTCCCCCTGGAGGCGGGCCCGGAAGGCCTACGAGGCCTTCCACCGCACCATGGCCGAGGCCGCCAGGGCCTTTGGCACCTACCTGCTTTCGGGCACCCTCCTCTCCCCCCCTTACGAGGAGGAGCTTGCCCGGGGGCGGTTCGCCCGCACCCCCCTCTTCCAGAACCTGGCCCTCTTCTTCAACCCCCAAGGCCGCCTCCTGGCCCAGGTGCCCAAGATGGAGCTCACCCCGCCCGAGCGCTGGCTGAGGCGGGGGAGGTTCGGCCCCCACCTGGTGGAAACCCAAGCGGGGAGGGTGGGGATCCTCATCTGCCTGGACGGGTTCTTTGAGCGCCACCTGGCCCGGCTGGACGCCCTGGGGGCCGAGGTCCTCCTGCAACCCTCCGCCAACCCCGCCCCCTGGGACCGCCCCTGGCCCTGGGATCCGAGCCGGAAGGAGGGGGAGGTCTGGCTGGCCTCGGCCCGGGAAAGGCTTTTGGGCCGGGAGCACCTCCGGCTCCTCCTGAACCCCATGCTGAACGGCAGGATCCTGGGCCTCGCCTTTGAGGGGCGAAGCGGCCTCTACGCCCCCGGGGAGGCCCTCCTCCTGGCCCAGTCCCCCGTGGGGGACGAGGGCCTCCTCCACACCCTGCCCTGA